In Pangasianodon hypophthalmus isolate fPanHyp1 chromosome 1, fPanHyp1.pri, whole genome shotgun sequence, the genomic window AACATGATGTTTAGTTATATGGCATGTTTATAATGTGTTGAGATTTAATCATGGGTTGTGTTATGTGGTTTAGTGTTTTGTGTAACCAATTTATTTAATGCTGTCTGAGAATTTCTGTCTATtttaggaaggaaggaaagaatcAAATGActgaagagaggaaagaaagaaggaatcaaatctatgaatgaattaatgcatCAGGGTTTTGTTGCTCAGACAATTATTCAAGTTGTTTTAGGGTCATTTAAAGACCaccattaaaaagaaatcagcAGTGAGGGGTGTTTGAAGGTTATTGCTggattattattaatgtaaaactTGAGCAGCTACACGTGTATTAAATAGCTAAAAATAGCTTAAGTGTAAGTTGTCtgtgatgatatctctgtgctGAAACATTTGacttttgtaataaaatacattcttaaaaaatacactttttaaagtaaacttgtacttttattttacgCTGTTCATGAAAGTCCCACTGGTTACATAATGGAAGCAAACACTGGTTCCTTAAAATGATCACTGGTTCCCTAAAAAGTAAAGAGGATTGTGCATTGCGTGGGAGAAACATTTAGTGCACTAAAGACGTGcaattattaaacaaatgcTGTACTTTccccttcattcattcattcattcattcattcattcattcattcactcacaaaGGTCATTCGATGTTAACTATGTTAAATGTCTTATTCTCACTCACTGCAAGGTCCAGGGTACTGATGGCTGTCTTGTCCTTCAGGAGGAGAGTGATTTGCTGGAAGAGACATGAGCGTGTGCTTGTAGGGAGTCCTGAAAGCATCTTGAACTGAACCTGCAGTTTATCCaactctgagagagagagagagagagagatgatggacTGTGTGAGGAATTTAAAATTGTTTGGCTGTTTACTGTTTCACCACTGTTAAATAGTACTGTACATATCACAAGATTGCATTATTCTGGTACAAAATAATGCTACAAATAGTGGTTATCTTGGAGGTTATTAACTGTGATTAACAATAGCCAGGCTACGAGTGATTTGTGCAATATGACCACACTCTTTGCCTGCTCGGATATAGCGTACAGGCGCTTTTTTTGACCTGATCAAAAAGCAACATGCTCTAATTTGCACTCATTACTAACTCAATAGAAATACTTTTTGCTAATGGAATGAAAATATGATTTCTGATCACTGTGATTATGATATAAATATCATGCAACTAAGAATGCATTAATCgaaaatatttagaataaaCTAACTGCAGCTGGGCAGAGGACAAAATTATGATGGAATAATCAACAGGTTCCTTGTTTTCAGGCAAGACATCCGTTTGTCTCGTCACCAAGCACTTAAATGAGCACTAatctaataatttaaaaacaaatctctTGCCTTGTGTTTTTCTTGCTGTAATAATCCCTGTCTAACTGGATTTCAGTGTCATAGTATTCTTAGATACTCGTCTGAGGCGAGTCAACATCTAACCAAAATGCTGTGCTCTGTGCCCAATATAACCTCTTGCCATCGGACCAGTTGGCAGAGATAAACTCGATGTGAGCCTGAGACTTCGTCCAACAGCGAGCACAGTACTGCGAATAAATCATATCTTACATAAAGGGATGCGTTGCTGAACTTTAATGCAAAGCTCCTGGGGAATGTCCACAGTGAGACATCTGTGATGTAACTAGGGCGTCTGCTGAATTTTATCAATGTAAAtggaatataaatgtaaatgtgtgctTCAGGTCAATCCTCCACTTCAGCTCTTACCTTCCTGTAACTTTTGGAATGGTGATGCAGATGGAGCGCTGCAGAGCAGggttgtgtttgttgtgtgcaCGCCGTCCACCTCAATGGATCCGTAGGTGTCTGGCATCAGACACAGCTCTGAGGACACAAGACTGCAGTGGTCAGGCAAATCATTGGTGACTAACTTCCATTTCCTGGCTAAACAGCACTTGCACAGAGCGCTGTTGGTTAAAGGAAATGATTATCTAAGGTCAGGAGATGAATATAAAGCATTCTTAAACTAAAGTAAAAAGTTATTTTACTTTACTCCACCAACGAGAGCAAGCAGACTGGGATCCAATCATTTCCAAGATAAAACTGTAATAGACAGCTCTGTAGTCTCGGTGGTCATGATAAAATCTATTGGATAATAATTAAAGTAGCGCACTATTGTGCACTAGTGATGCACTGCATATATTCTCAAATTATAAGTGAGAGCAAAAAGATATTACCAAATTGCCCCGTTTTCTTCACGTTGAGCTCCATTAAACTGTAAGCCAGGGCCGTCTTAGCCGGGATTTCTACAAGCACATTACTGTCAGAATGAAGGCTGCCATTCTTTACTGAAACCTGTAGAGCAGTGAGAGAAGATAAGAGAGATAAGAGCTTTTAAATGAGTCATGCCATATAGATATTCCTGAGGTTATTGACGAGATTACATTCAATTCTATTTCATATTATAGTTatacaaactgaaatgatttaaacactatttgtttctctctgtgacGACTGGATTAGTGTCTTAGTGCCTCTCCATGTTCCCTATTGTATCTCCTGACAAAATGCCCATGACTTTTAATACTGATCTAACACACTATTTGTTTTAAGATTTTCgaataaatgtgtttacattAGCGGCCCAACTGACTTTTTTCATTTAGCCAATTAATCTAacatttattcctctttttcaATACtataacaaattacaaataagaaatcacaaacaaatcaaatttaaataatgggACAATAAAGTTAacaatttgttaataaaaattaacaataaaatattaaaagagtAAGCAAGTATTGATGTAAGTCAgtaatatacagtcatgggaaaaagaaagtacaccctccatcaattctatgtttttatttattttattttatttatcaaggtgttggaattgCCAAGTCAAAgaccagacctcaaccccattgagatgctgtggcgggatcttaagagagctgtgcataaacgaatgccctcaaacatcagtgAACTGAAGCAACGGTATAAAGAAAAGCGGGCCAAAATCTCTCCAAAATGATGTTACTCATAAACTTCTACAGAAAACGTTTACTTCAGGCGATTGCTGCttaaggtggttctacatgttatcgagttatagggtgtacttatgattttccacctggtttctgaatgttggtttaccttttggggaaaaaaatgtcaacataCTGAAATcggttgggtttttttgttgctacctgaggttatttgtttgtatacAGAAGCTGCTGAGAACcacaaaattgttatttaagctccaataaataaaaacatagaactgaAAGAGGGCATTTCTTTTTTCCGTGAGTGTTagtcgctttttttttttttttaaactctaagTGCCTTTTTGATGGTTGCTAAAAGAAAACTTAATGATATGTAAACAACATTATTTGGAGGTACattcactggtcactttaataggaacacctgtacgcctgATCATTTACACAGTTATCCAATCCTATttttaacacacaacagtctctaaagtttagtcagaatggtatgaaaaataaaacatgtcctGTGAGAGGAGGGTGTGCAGGATGAAACATcctgttgatgagagatcagaggagagagattgacaggaagtctatagtaactcaaataagcattcTTTATAAATGCCTCATCTTAGAACGCACAGCACATGACACcatgaggcggatgggctaccaCAGCAGgaaagaccacatcaggtcttttttttcctaccacattccacttctgtcagccaagaacagaaagctgacgctgcagtgggcacatgctcaccaaaactggacagttgaagactggaaaaaacatATTATGGCCTGATGAGTCACATACATGAAAGGGTCAGAATCTGGCACCAAcggcatgaatccatggacccaacctgccttgtgtcaacagtccagggtggtggaggtggtgtaatggtgtggggaatgttttcttgaatgccacagcctattgagtactgttgctgaccatgtgcatcccttcacaGCCATaatttactcatcttctaatggctagttccagcatgataatgcaccatgtcacaaagcaaaagtcatctcaaactggtttcatgacagtgagttcttcagtggccttcccagtcaccggatctgaatccaatagaacacctttgggatgtggtagaacgggaaagtcgcagcatgaaagtgcacctgtaaaatctgcaggaattgcgtgatgcaatcatgtcaacatggaatagaatctcaaaggaatgtttccaagaTCTTGTAGAATCCATACCACAAAGGATTGAGGCTGTACTGAGAGCTGAGGGAGGCCTATACTCAGTATTAgaatagtgttcctaataaagtgctcagtgaaaGTACTTACATGTAGAGCTGACTTTGTGacttatattacatataaaccATGGTAAAATTTGACCTGACAAAGGTCTCTGTGGTTGTATGCTGACATATTTGAGGCAATGAATGAGGGAGCAAAATGTAAAACTCAATACAGTATGTTgctgcatttctgtttttccacTAACTAAATCAGTAATAACTTGCTCATGTTATATGCTCTCTTGTAGATTTCTCTGCAGAAAACACCATGGATGTCTATGTCAGCATTTCCTCAATGTTATATTAGCTGTTAATCCTGTCATTAAATTTGCCAAGCAACAGGTCTGTGTTTAAGTTGTTGTTTTAAGATGGTTGCTTTAGCATGAATAGTGGAGGATACCTGCTTAATCAGGGATGTTACTAGGCATAATTCTAAACTCTTTCTAATGGATAAATAAGAGATTGCCTAGGAGAAGTAGGTTATTATAGTTGTAATCCTTTACATTTCTGGGTCAGCTTGCATGATTGAGGCTAAATATCTCGAAACTCTGGTGTTTGCATCCCCTGGCCCCCATATAGGTTGTAAACCACAGTTCAAAGGAAATTCATTTGCTGATGAAGACAAACTGACAGTTGGGGCGAAAAGGGGCACCAGTCACTCATGGTTTGACTTTTTGACGTTAAAAAGTTTTAGTCTTGAGTAACTTTGGCAAGCTTTAGTTTCTATGAGCCTATTTAGCATCTCAGGAacttcctctcaaagtttcaaTTAATCTGGAAAACCTTTCAAATCCTTCAAATCCTTTCAAATCCCcttcaaaatgtttaaatgtgcaCATACAACAAGATCACACTTTCCCTCCTCAGTGTTGTAATGAGACTCCCCCTTCActccaaaaaaaacccttgtcTCTATTCCTTACAAAAACGTCAAAACACCTTCCCCTTCAGGCAGTATCTAAGACCACTTTCACTTCCTGTCCGTGTTGTTACTGATTGAAATTGTCTTTTTGTAACAACCTACACAAACTCCAGCACAAACTAACATTTGTCTCTAGTTTTCTCTAGTGTAGATGTGCTAGATGTTATGTATCACTGCACCTtcaactgtttgtgtgttttacaaatcactctggataagtgtgtctgctaaatgactaaatggaaatgtaaaatcCCCAACAAGTACTTAAGATCCACCTTGTTCAGCAAAAATAATTACCACTCCAATTTAAGGAGTTTCTtaagctgattggttgattatATTACATGAACCAAGAATATTTCAAAGACATTCTAACAGCTAAGAGGTTACTATGGAAGCTAGGACAAAGGCTACCATGCTACCTCAGTTCTGAGGTCATCTCCTGCTTAACTAACATGTTAATGTATCATTTCAAAAAGTATAACATTGTACAACCCAGTAGGTCTGACCTGAATCTTCTTGGGAACAGTGAACCCAAGAAAGGCTGAGCAGCTGCCTCTCTCCTGTAGTTCCTCAGTAACAGTGCAGGTCTGTGTGGTTATGATTCGCTCCTTTACCAGCGCAAACACCTCGCTTCGTCGCTGCAGTGTCTGCTTTAACAGGGAGTGCTGAAAATCCAGACATCTACCCAGGAGACATAATATAACATGATCAACAACTTGCATACTTGGTTTTAAATTAGAGAAAGCTAATATAAAGTTTAGTAAATTccttttaagaaaataacatcacaaaaattttaaattcagctTCGTACAGGATAATCCCACACTGGTACAGGATCATATACTTCAGGCAATCTTCTCCCTATTTTACTGTCATAATGAAAGGTTACTGactgattaaaaacaacaacaaccaaaagaTACATTATTTTACTGCTTTTTGCAATTGGTCCATAAACTAAATACTACTATGGTAATGCAAGCAGGCCTATACCCAACAATTTGCATATTGTAACCACTAAAACTATTTCCAATATGCAGCCTATCTACCAATCTAACTTTCTATTTGCTCCCTTAGTGAGGTCTGTACATGATACATAACATGTGGGCATAAAGGCCAAAACAGTTGAGAGAAAGCAGCAATTATAGCACCTTTATGCTACTAATGAAATGTTCAGCACATCTGAAGAATGAGTTATCAGGgcctgaatttcattttttaaactggGGGAGAATTCCCCCCTTACATGGGTCACATAGGGGGATTTAAAGATTATGGGGGAGAGAATAAATTTTGACACATCGGGCTAAATTAAtaatcttaatttatttatgtctacAGATCTCCTCCAAACTGACATTAAGAACTGtattaaaactatatattaaTGCCTTTCAGAATCAGTGAATTTCATATATTCCAGTTTCAGTTcaatttctttgcttttttttttttttttttttttttaaaaagtcagtgtcagattttattttaagaaaaaaaaagctctctaagattaaaaaccattttagtgaattatgtttatttcgacatacattaaataacagttaaggaaaaatatattgcatACCAAGCTGTTGGGTCTCCTTGCGGTTGAAACACGAGTCGTTACGGGAGAGATGATGAATATCAGTAAGCAGGAGACTATTTTTACATAGTCTTATGTTCATTCATGTTAACTTTCGATACAAGGCGCATTTTAAGACAGGGAGATGAGGATTTCCTCGCGCTTCATTGCTGCTGTGTTGAGTCGGCAGGCGCGCTTTATCCGCTCacacactataaagagcaaaaCAGCACTTAATGTTTGAATTTCcggattaaaataatataatttggaaGCTGATACTATCTTCACAAGCAGCTTATTATGACTCAGAATAGTAGCGTGCGTCACACAGCCTTGTGTGAATAAGATGAGATGACCGGTGCGGCGCTGTTTGTGCAATTCAGTTCTAAAATAAAGACAGACTGTTTGAACCGGTGATTTCTTTTTTCGCGTCTGTTATTTCATAATTTGATCTGAGATGAAGTAAACACATTTGTACGGGGATTTCTTGCATTATAAAAGTTAAACTTGCGGGAATGGTTTAAATTACACACAATCCCGCGCCGAAATTCAAGCCGAGTTATTGTTATTGCCATACTTGTCTTGCAGTAGCCCTAACTGCCCTCTCAGGTCATAACAGAGTCAGCACCCTTCGCTATGTAaactatacaaaaaataaataaataaataaataaataaacaagtgagATTTTACATCCACTAAAAGCTGCTTAACCTGTATGGAAAGAGATTTTGGAAAGCCACAATAATCATGCAATATGTCAAGTAACACACCCGGTCTTCCTCACCAAGTACTTAAACTCTTACtagttatagaaaaaaaaccccaacattAACTTTTGTGTTGTGGTGCTTTACTAAACCTCTCTAACAAGATTTTAGCTTGATAGTATATTGACCtttttgtactagcatgaggaaGGAGCTCttgataagggcatctgccaaatgctgcaAAAGTAAATGTACCGTAAATATAATGTGACATTCTCAAGTCACCACATGTCAAAAATTGAGGGAGTATTGAGGAAGACTGGATCCCAGTGCTGATATTGCTCTAATGTTTATCTTCCTCTGCCGTTAGCCTAGTTTAGCAGTGTTTATGATAAACAGAAAATGCAGAGGCTGATAAAGCTGCTAGTGGAAACAGGGCAGGCTGTGGCACAATGTGATATCTGGGTGTTGAGGGGATGGTTAGAGTTTAGAGTTGGGCTGCTAGAGCAGCAGTATGGTCAAGCACCTAATGCTGCATTCAGATACAAAACTGTCACTGCTTAACCAATATTTCTGGAAAATCTATTGAGGTCAACTCAACTGTGTCATACCTGATCTAGGAAAGTAGATGGCAGTACTCAGTAATTCCCAGTACATAATACACATAAACCCTTTTCCTTCATTTTGCTTGATAAGAAAGAATTCTCTGTAGATAGATTTGTCTACATTcactaattaaataatttttttctgaaaaaaaaaattgaactgaGGACTGTGCTACaccttataaacacacacataacaacCAGTCTAAACTGTGTCACCCACAGCTCTGTGCAATATTAGAATCTTATGCTATGGTGAAACTAATCCAAAAAGTCAGCATGCTATCAGAGATTCCCGGCTTACATACTTTCCATACAGACTGCAACAAAAAGTCTGCCGGCAAGCAGTTTCACTTCCACAAGGACCCCTCCTCGTTCCCTTACCTATTTTTAGAGTCGTGTAGTAGTTTTTGAACATCCAATTCTTCCTTCTTAAGATTCCCAAATGAAGATGCCAGTTTTGATGAACCCTTTCCTTCGAAGTTCAGGTTTCCAGGACCGACACCTGCTTCAGCTCCTCCAGTCTTGTTGTTTTCCATTGTACCATTATACTTTAAAAAGTCTGTCTCGATCAGAACTGTGAAGAACACAGCAAGGCATCATCTCATaaatgcacagtgtacagttcAACTCTCTATAAGACATTTCCATCATTCAGCCTGCTCCACAGGTGATCAAGTGTTTTAGTCCTCTTATTACTACAGTGATTTGCTAACAAATTttcatttatgaataaatggtacatcatacttttcactgtttttgtttacatttaatgttatggaatgatCACAATATGGCATGTTACCCTTCCAGCATGAATGTGCTTCCATGTATTGACCCACGCTTTGAACCGTGACTACAATACTTGGATGTGccctaataaacacactgatctCATGTGACTGCGTCCTGTGTCTTGAACACCTCAAACCAACacattacagaaaatttcactgCCTAAGGATGGAGCTGAGAAACATGCTCAACGTGAGTCCAGTATGCCGTGTCCCACCGCCCTCCACATCCCACTGTCATCCACTCCACTCTCCAACACCCATCCAACATCGTCGCTCCACCTCCTGGCTCCGCAGATGATGTCGTCACTTCGCCTCCAGGATACACACACGGGAATGACATCGTCACCCTGTCTTCTTGCTTCGCAAATGATGTTGTCTTCATCTCACCACTTCCTGAATCCTGCTAGGGAGTCTTCATTGCTCCGCCTGCTGAATCTGGACCATCTGTCCTGTCCTTTCTCCGGCCGAGGATTCCACTGTGCCTCCCTGCTCCATCGAGGATGTCGCTCCGTCTCCCTGCTCCACAAAGATGGTCGTTCCATcgttgggggcagtcgtggccacggcaaaaaaggctgcccactgctgtgtgcgtgtgtacttggatgggttaaatgcagagcacaaattccgagtatgggtcaccatacttggccacaagtcacttcacttcagtgcCCTGATCCACAGATGTCATCGCTCTGCCTCCCTGCTCCACCAAGGTCATCAATGCAGTTCCCTGCTCCACAGACCAAGTTGCTCCACCACCCTGCTCTGCCGAGGACTCTCTCCACAGAGAGCATTGCTCTGCATCCCTAGTCTGCAGAGGACGCTGTTCTGACTCCCTGCTCCACTGAGGACGTTAATCCATCTGTGCAACGCCTGCCTTGAAGACCTTTGCAGCTAATAGACATTCTGCCCATTGGTCCTGTAATTGGTCATGTAATTCCCATATCATGTCTTGTAATTTACACTGAGTTACGGCAGAGACTCGGTTCAGCTACGTCAGGACAAACTCGATGACTGCGGTATTAGCATGAACATCGAAGCGTTATAACTTTATCTGTGTGATCGTACAGATGACCAGGTGAAAGAGCTGGACAGAGTAAAGAACTAAAACACTGCTGCATCTGTCTCTTTAAGTAGAGATATAGCAAGGgatcccactggcaccactatcataAGGTAGTCGAggggcattgtgggtaacgtaggaaaccattaactaAAGTTGAAAACAAACGAACTCAATCCAACTCAGAATTtcctaacaaaagaaatctTTGGACGCCACTAACAATgatgtgttaattataaagactaATATGCAAGTGGTTCAAGGTGgaacttttcctttaacagaTGGTAATGATTGTAGTGTAATGAATGTCCAAACACTGTAAAAGCGCTGTACCTGGATTGATGGGATTATCCCCGAGCAGCACATCGTTCAGGGTGAAGTCTGTGGGCATGTATTTGGGTTTCTGCCAGAACCAGAAGGGATTCCGCTTGATAACCAGCGAGAAGACAGTCAGATTATCCGATTCATTCCGCCGGGAGACGGGGATTAAACAGCCGTCGGGGTCGATCTCATCCACGAATTTCCTGGTCGCTTTCGCAAACATCTTCAGCCACTACAACAGAGAACAGAAGTAGCTATAAAAACTGCCACCTCAATACCCATCACTTTCTACATAACTCCATTCCTACTGAACATGAGCTGTGACATTGTTTTTCCACACTGGCGTTTTCCCATCACACCATGTCCACTCCGAGCAAGCTAACTTTACTGTTTACAGGCtatgaaacaataaaaacagaaataaaaacagacctTCAGGCACAGCAGCTGGGCAGGGTGAAGGGTAAGTGTTTGCTAGTGTCTCcaaatgtttattattgttattattgttattatttttgcgTAATGGCACTTCGTATTcagatttatctatttattcaaGTACAATGGTAGAGGAATTTCTAGCTAGTCTTTATCTTAGCGGGCTAATGACAACAAAGCCACGCGACACAAACACGCTTATCGAGGCGCAGCTCGCGCTTCGTGGGTTGCTCGACAAATAAAAgaagttatttatatatttatttgtaagtaAGTTATATAAGGTTTCTTACCGTCTTTGTACGGGGATAGAGTAAAAGCAGCGGTGAAGACAGTCATCCGagatatctgtgtgtgtgtgtgtgtgtgtgtttggtcgcTCCGGGGCACTCTTCAGcttcagctccagctccacGCCTATACACTCTACTGACTGACTCATAACAGCCTAACTAACTTTCTTACAACCTTTACAAACaaagagtattttttttccaaacacgCTTTACACTAAAACTAAGAATAACCGGGTAGGATGATGTCAGctcttttcttgtcttttcttgtcttttcttttcttttcttttcttttcttttcttttcttttcttgtcttttcttgTTTTAAGGGGAAAGTACCTTGTGTATGCTCAGAAAGTCGCCATGGTCTAACTGGCCTAATTTGTATATTACTTGTACcatcatgatcatttgcatatcagtaTCATAGCAATGGAGCAGAATTTTGTCAGAACACAAAATAATAGTCTACaacttatttttttacagagagaACAGTCATGGCACCACACGTTATTTTCAAAATACTATCAGATCAACTATTTATGTAGGctatttacaaaatactgtaaatattataatgaaagCAGAAAAAAGTAGCACTTGGTAGTGATTATTTTTGACATAAAGTTGTTAAAGGGGTCAAAAAGTCAGCAAATCTAGTGATAAAGTGAGTAAGTTGGCATCACAGACCTGAGCTAGCTGGCACTGGGCATTCTCAGATTGAAGTGAAGTGAGCAGTGCAGACTTGGGCCTGAACAGTCGACCGCAAAAAGACCAAAACTCTCATATTCATAAGAGCCAGATCTTAGGGGCATACACCACTTTTGACATTGAGGGCACACAAAATAGAATTGTGTAAACTGATACTT contains:
- the gsdmeb gene encoding gasdermin Eb; translated protein: MFAKATRKFVDEIDPDGCLIPVSRRNESDNLTVFSLVIKRNPFWFWQKPKYMPTDFTLNDVLLGDNPINPVLIETDFLKYNGTMENNKTGGAEAGVGPGNLNFEGKGSSKLASSFGNLKKEELDVQKLLHDSKNRCLDFQHSLLKQTLQRRSEVFALVKERIITTQTCTVTEELQERGSCSAFLGFTVPKKIQVSVKNGSLHSDSNVLVEIPAKTALAYSLMELNVKKTGQFELCLMPDTYGSIEVDGVHTTNTTLLCSAPSASPFQKLQEELDKLQVQFKMLSGLPTSTRSCLFQQITLLLKDKTAISTLDLALEDLLHGKKSDLSTLDKEPSLKKAVQTTLELLKEKEDADHPPLEGVTPEQQSEPSALTATNVITSALEGMTESALSALESCCRCPNIQALYLLVQNFMGNKECSMKDSTLAPLAEKDTYSKVQELFGSSSVTLSKEEDLIQAQISSQEGHFPLILCIAIFGLASLVPPTD